DNA sequence from the Leptospirillum ferrooxidans C2-3 genome:
TCCTCGACGACAACCCCGATTTTGTCTGCGTATTCAGCGGAGATCATATCTTCAAGATGAACATCTCGCAGATGATCGAGGCCCACATCCAGAGAAACGCGCAGGTCACAGTCTCTGCCATCCCGGTCCCCATCGAGGAGGCTTCCGCCTTCGGAATCGTTGGGATGGACTCTTCGGGCATGGCGACCTCTTTCATCGAAAAACCAAAACACCCGGCCCATATGCCCGGGAACCCCCAAATGTCCCTTGTGAGCATGGGGAACTATGTCTTCAACACCAGACTCCTGATCGACGTCCTGACCAAAGATGCCCAAGACAAGGACAGCAATCATGATTTTGGAAAGGACATTCTCCCGAAACTGACCCGTGAGGGAATGGTCCATGTCTACGACTTCAGCCAGAATACCATCCCCGGGATGACCGATCTCGAACAGGGTTACTGGAAGGACATCGGCCAGCTGGATGCCTACTGGCAGACCCACATGGACCTCGTGTCGGTTTCCCCGGCCTTCAATCTCTACAATCCGAACTGGGTCATCAGAACCTATCGCCCGCAGGTTCCCCCGGCAAAGTTCGTTTTTGCCGATGAGGAAAACAGGAGAATCGGAGTGGCAACGGATTCGATCGTCTCCGGTGGCTGCATCATCTCCGGAGGTCAGATCGACAGAACCATCCTGTCTCCAAGCGTCAGGATCAACAGCTATTCCCGGGTCTCCGAATCGATCCTTTTCGACAATGTCGATATCGGACGTTACTCCCGGATCAACAGGGCGATC
Encoded proteins:
- the glgC gene encoding glucose-1-phosphate adenylyltransferase codes for the protein MQNNYRALAIILAGGEGKRLFPLTRDRVKSAVPFGGAYRIIDFVLSNFVNSGLYKIKVLTQYKSHSLNTHLSRGWRLSPLLDQYVDPVPAQMRRGPHWFQGTGDAVYQNLNLILDDNPDFVCVFSGDHIFKMNISQMIEAHIQRNAQVTVSAIPVPIEEASAFGIVGMDSSGMATSFIEKPKHPAHMPGNPQMSLVSMGNYVFNTRLLIDVLTKDAQDKDSNHDFGKDILPKLTREGMVHVYDFSQNTIPGMTDLEQGYWKDIGQLDAYWQTHMDLVSVSPAFNLYNPNWVIRTYRPQVPPAKFVFADEENRRIGVATDSIVSGGCIISGGQIDRTILSPSVRINSYSRVSESILFDNVDIGRYSRINRAIIEKGVRIPPHTVIGEDPVEDRKRFHLSDSGVVVVTREDFNNNGDSS